One part of the Fusobacterium pseudoperiodonticum genome encodes these proteins:
- a CDS encoding Na+/H+ antiporter NhaC family protein produces MKAFLKLSPVIVLAALMMKGFDALLAAPLATIYACIIAMICSKQKFSTVIDHAIDNVKEIQVALFILMAAYAMAEAFMSTGVGASLILIALKVGITAKTVAVVGAIVTSILSIATGTSWGTFAACAPIFLWLNHIVGGNLLLTTAAIAGGACFGDNIGLISDTTIVSSGIQRVEVIRRIRHQGVWSALVLLSGIILFAIAGFTMGLPSTVGDPTEAINSIPADVWTALAEKREAAVKLLEQVKNGVPLYMAIPLVIVLVLAFMGTQTFICLFAGLFFAYLFGMMAGTVTSTMDYLDMMMGGFASAGSWVIVMMMWVAAFGGIMKSMNAFEPVSKLLSKISGSVRQLMFYNGLLCVFGNATLADEMAQIVTIGPIIREMVEENVEGSEEDMYTLRLRNATFSDAMGVFGSQLIPWHVYIAFYMGIATVVYPLHEFVAIDIIKYNFIAMIAVASILILTLTGLDRFIPLFKLPSEPAVRLKKNI; encoded by the coding sequence ATGAAAGCATTTTTAAAGTTAAGTCCGGTAATCGTATTAGCGGCACTTATGATGAAGGGTTTTGATGCACTTCTTGCTGCACCGCTTGCAACTATCTATGCCTGTATTATTGCCATGATTTGTTCTAAACAAAAATTCTCAACAGTTATTGATCATGCAATAGACAATGTAAAAGAAATTCAAGTTGCATTGTTTATCCTAATGGCAGCTTATGCGATGGCAGAAGCATTTATGTCAACAGGTGTTGGAGCGTCTCTTATATTAATTGCACTAAAAGTTGGAATCACAGCTAAGACAGTTGCAGTTGTTGGAGCTATAGTAACATCTATACTATCAATAGCAACTGGAACAAGTTGGGGGACATTCGCAGCTTGTGCACCTATCTTCTTGTGGTTAAACCACATAGTTGGTGGAAACTTATTATTGACAACTGCAGCTATAGCAGGAGGGGCTTGTTTTGGAGATAATATAGGACTTATTTCAGATACTACAATAGTAAGTTCTGGTATCCAAAGGGTTGAAGTTATCAGAAGAATTAGACACCAAGGTGTGTGGTCAGCACTAGTTTTATTATCAGGAATAATCTTATTTGCTATAGCAGGTTTCACAATGGGACTACCTTCAACAGTTGGAGATCCTACAGAAGCTATCAACAGTATCCCTGCAGATGTATGGACAGCACTTGCTGAAAAGAGAGAAGCTGCTGTTAAATTACTAGAACAAGTTAAAAATGGAGTTCCTTTATATATGGCTATCCCATTAGTAATAGTTTTAGTTTTAGCATTTATGGGAACACAAACATTTATTTGTCTATTCGCTGGATTATTCTTTGCTTATTTATTTGGAATGATGGCAGGAACAGTTACAAGCACTATGGATTATCTAGATATGATGATGGGTGGATTTGCTTCAGCTGGTAGCTGGGTTATAGTAATGATGATGTGGGTTGCTGCTTTCGGTGGTATCATGAAGAGCATGAATGCTTTTGAACCTGTTTCAAAATTATTATCTAAGATTTCTGGAAGCGTAAGACAACTAATGTTCTACAATGGACTTCTATGTGTATTTGGAAATGCAACTCTTGCAGATGAAATGGCTCAAATAGTTACTATAGGACCAATAATCAGAGAAATGGTTGAAGAAAACGTTGAAGGTTCAGAAGAAGATATGTATACATTGAGATTAAGAAATGCTACATTCAGTGACGCTATGGGTGTATTTGGATCTCAACTTATCCCTTGGCACGTTTATATAGCATTCTATATGGGTATAGCTACAGTAGTTTATCCTCTACATGAATTCGTAGCAATAGACATTATTAAATATAACTTTATAGCTATGATAGCAGTAGCAAGTATCTTAATTTTAACTTTAACTGGTTTAGATAGATTTATACCATTATTTAAATTACCATCAGAACCAGCTGTAAGATTGAAAAAAAATATATAG
- the kamE gene encoding lysine 5,6-aminomutase subunit beta, with amino-acid sequence MSSGLYSTEKRDFDTTLDLTKLRPYGDTMNDGKVQMSFTLPVPCNEKGVEAALELARKMGFVNPAVAFSEALDKEFSFYVVYGATSYNVDYTAIKVQALEIDTMDMHECEKYIEENFGREVVMVGASTGTDAHTVGIDAIMNMKGYAGHYGLERYKGVRAYNLGSQVPNEEFIKKAIELKADALLVSQTVTQKDVHIENLTNLVELLEAEGLRDKIILIAGGARITNDLAKELGYDAGFGPGKYADDVATFVLKEMVQRGMNTKK; translated from the coding sequence ATGAGTTCAGGATTATATTCAACAGAAAAAAGAGATTTTGATACAACATTAGATTTAACAAAACTAAGACCTTATGGAGATACAATGAACGATGGTAAGGTTCAAATGAGCTTTACTTTACCAGTTCCTTGTAATGAAAAAGGTGTAGAAGCTGCATTAGAACTTGCAAGAAAAATGGGATTTGTTAACCCAGCAGTAGCTTTTTCAGAAGCACTAGATAAAGAATTCTCATTCTATGTAGTATATGGAGCAACTTCTTACAATGTAGATTATACAGCTATAAAAGTTCAAGCATTAGAAATAGATACTATGGATATGCATGAATGTGAAAAATATATAGAAGAAAACTTTGGAAGAGAAGTTGTAATGGTAGGAGCAAGTACAGGAACAGATGCTCATACAGTTGGAATAGATGCTATCATGAACATGAAAGGATATGCAGGACACTATGGACTTGAAAGATATAAAGGAGTAAGAGCTTACAACCTTGGAAGCCAAGTTCCTAATGAAGAATTTATTAAAAAGGCTATAGAATTAAAAGCTGATGCCTTATTAGTTTCTCAAACTGTAACTCAAAAAGATGTTCATATAGAAAACTTAACTAACCTAGTTGAATTATTAGAAGCTGAAGGACTAAGAGACAAAATAATCTTAATAGCAGGAGGAGCTAGAATCACTAACGATCTTGCTAAAGAATTAGGTTATGATGCTGGATTTGGACCAGGAAAATATGCAGATGATGTTGCAACATTTGTTTTAAAAGAAATGGTTCAAAGAGGAATGAATACTAAAAAATAA
- the kamD gene encoding lysine 5,6-aminomutase subunit alpha, whose translation MGKLDLDWGLVKEARESAKKIAADAQVFIDAHSTVTVERTICRLLGIDGVDEFGVPLPNVVVDYIKDNGNITLGVAKYIGNAMIETKLQPQEIAEKIAKKELDITKMQWHDDFDIKLALKDITHATVDRIKANRQARENYLEQFGGDKKGPYLYVIVATGNIYEDVTQAVAAARQGADVVAVIRTTGQSLLDFVPYGATTEGFGGTMATQENFRIMRKALDDVGVELGRYIRLCNYCSGLCMPEIAAMGALERLDMMLNDALYGILFRDINMKRTLVDQFFSRIINGYAGVIINTGEDNYLTTADAIEEAHTVLASQFINEQFALVAGLPEEQMGLGHAFEMEPGTENGFLLELAQAQMAREIFPKAPLKYMPPTKFMTGNIFKGHIQDALFNIVTITTGQKVHLLGMLTEAIHTPFMSDRALSIENAKYIFNNLKDFGNDIEFKKGGIMNTRAQEVLAKAAELLKTIETMGIFKTIEKGVFGGVRRPIDGGKGLAGVFEKDSTYFNPFIPLMLGGDR comes from the coding sequence ATGGGAAAATTGGATCTAGATTGGGGGCTTGTTAAAGAAGCTCGTGAATCTGCAAAGAAAATAGCAGCCGATGCACAAGTTTTCATAGATGCTCACAGTACAGTTACAGTTGAAAGAACAATCTGTAGATTGTTAGGAATAGATGGTGTTGATGAATTTGGAGTTCCATTACCAAACGTAGTTGTAGACTATATAAAAGATAATGGAAATATAACTTTAGGGGTTGCAAAATATATTGGAAATGCAATGATAGAAACTAAGCTTCAACCTCAAGAAATAGCAGAAAAAATTGCTAAAAAAGAATTAGATATTACAAAAATGCAATGGCATGATGACTTTGATATAAAATTAGCTTTAAAAGATATAACTCATGCAACAGTTGATAGAATAAAAGCTAATAGACAAGCAAGAGAAAACTACTTAGAACAATTTGGTGGAGATAAAAAAGGACCTTACCTTTATGTTATAGTTGCAACAGGAAATATCTATGAAGATGTTACTCAAGCAGTTGCAGCAGCAAGACAAGGAGCAGACGTTGTTGCAGTTATCAGAACAACAGGACAATCTCTACTTGACTTCGTACCTTATGGAGCAACAACAGAAGGTTTCGGAGGAACAATGGCAACTCAAGAAAACTTCAGAATAATGAGAAAAGCTCTTGATGATGTTGGAGTTGAATTAGGTAGATATATCAGATTATGTAACTATTGTTCAGGACTTTGTATGCCAGAAATAGCTGCAATGGGAGCATTAGAAAGATTAGATATGATGCTTAACGACGCTCTATATGGAATACTATTCAGAGATATAAACATGAAGAGAACATTGGTTGACCAATTCTTCTCAAGAATTATAAATGGCTATGCTGGAGTTATAATAAACACTGGAGAAGATAACTACTTAACAACAGCTGATGCTATAGAAGAAGCTCATACAGTTTTAGCTTCTCAATTTATCAACGAACAATTTGCTCTAGTTGCAGGATTACCTGAAGAACAAATGGGACTTGGACATGCTTTTGAAATGGAACCAGGAACAGAAAATGGATTCTTATTAGAACTTGCTCAAGCTCAAATGGCTAGAGAAATCTTCCCTAAAGCTCCTTTAAAATATATGCCTCCTACAAAGTTTATGACAGGAAATATATTTAAAGGACATATACAAGATGCATTATTTAACATTGTTACTATAACAACAGGACAAAAAGTTCACTTATTAGGAATGCTAACAGAAGCAATCCATACACCTTTTATGTCTGACAGAGCATTATCAATAGAAAATGCAAAATACATTTTCAATAACTTAAAAGATTTTGGAAATGATATAGAATTCAAAAAAGGTGGAATAATGAATACAAGAGCCCAAGAAGTTCTTGCTAAAGCTGCTGAATTGTTAAAAACAATAGAAACAATGGGTATCTTTAAGACAATAGAAAAGGGTGTATTTGGTGGAGTTAGAAGACCTATAGATGGAGGAAAAGGTCTTGCAGGAGTTTTTGAAAAGGATAGTACATATTTCAATCCTTTCATTCCTTTAATGTTAGGAGGGGATAGATAA
- the kamC gene encoding lysine 5,6-aminomutase reactivase ATPase KamC, whose amino-acid sequence MKFIDENSLNRLNFKDLLARVDVFSAYGKNKLNNLENFLVGEEEKLEEEFERMQKIYDFISENKKEEMEIEIVLHRFKDIKKLVENAEAGIILDTVDIFEIKAQLMAMVDLNSYLLKNKEVFSNFVLKDMNELFKILDPNDEKIATFYIYEAYSVILKEIRRQKKEVENRLFNETDYEIVKRLKDERLSILVDEEKEEFKIRRNLTKAIKSYAEDFLTNVEKISNLDFIIAKVKFAKEYNGIRPEVSKKKEIILEDAINLEVKELLEAKNKKYTPISINLNVGTTMITGANMGGKSVALKTIAENVLLFQMGFFVFAKYASIPLLDFIFFVSDDMQDISKGLSTFGAEIIKLKEINSYVKNGTGLIVFDEFARGTNPKEGQKFVKALAKYLNDKSSISIITTHFDSVVENNMKHYQVVGLKNLDFEKLKTKLKVNNSLETIQDNMDFTLEESTDTEVPKDALNIAKLIGLDDEISEMIYKEYEMEE is encoded by the coding sequence ATGAAATTTATTGATGAGAATAGTTTAAATAGATTAAATTTTAAAGATTTATTAGCAAGAGTTGATGTTTTTTCAGCTTATGGTAAAAATAAATTGAATAATTTAGAAAATTTTTTAGTAGGTGAAGAAGAAAAATTAGAAGAAGAATTTGAAAGAATGCAAAAGATTTATGATTTCATTTCAGAAAATAAAAAAGAAGAAATGGAAATAGAAATTGTTTTGCATAGATTTAAAGACATTAAAAAGCTTGTTGAGAATGCAGAAGCAGGAATAATTTTAGACACAGTAGATATATTTGAGATAAAGGCTCAACTTATGGCTATGGTCGATTTGAATTCTTATTTGTTAAAGAACAAAGAAGTCTTTTCTAATTTTGTACTAAAAGATATGAATGAGCTATTTAAAATATTAGATCCCAATGATGAAAAAATAGCTACTTTTTATATTTATGAAGCTTATTCTGTAATTTTAAAAGAAATACGTAGACAGAAAAAAGAAGTTGAAAATAGACTGTTCAATGAAACAGATTATGAAATAGTAAAAAGATTAAAAGACGAAAGACTATCTATATTAGTTGATGAAGAAAAAGAAGAATTTAAGATCAGAAGAAATTTAACTAAGGCTATAAAATCTTATGCAGAAGATTTTCTAACTAATGTTGAAAAAATATCAAATCTTGATTTTATAATAGCAAAAGTAAAATTTGCTAAAGAATATAATGGTATAAGACCAGAAGTATCTAAAAAGAAAGAAATAATCTTAGAAGATGCTATAAACTTAGAAGTAAAAGAGTTATTAGAAGCTAAAAATAAGAAATACACTCCTATCAGTATAAACTTAAATGTAGGAACTACTATGATAACAGGAGCTAATATGGGAGGAAAAAGTGTAGCTCTGAAGACAATAGCAGAAAATGTATTACTTTTCCAAATGGGCTTCTTCGTATTTGCTAAATATGCAAGTATACCTCTTTTAGACTTCATATTCTTTGTCTCTGATGATATGCAAGATATTTCAAAAGGGCTTAGTACATTTGGAGCAGAAATAATAAAATTAAAAGAAATAAATTCTTATGTGAAAAATGGTACAGGACTTATAGTTTTCGATGAGTTCGCAAGAGGAACAAATCCAAAAGAGGGGCAAAAGTTCGTAAAAGCTTTAGCGAAATATCTAAATGATAAATCAAGTATATCAATAATAACTACACACTTTGATTCTGTTGTTGAAAATAATATGAAACACTATCAAGTTGTAGGTTTAAAGAATTTAGATTTTGAAAAATTAAAAACTAAATTAAAGGTTAATAATTCTTTGGAAACTATTCAAGATAATATGGATTTTACTTTAGAGGAAAGTACGGATACAGAAGTGCCAAAAGATGCTTTGAATATAGCAAAGCTAATAGGCTTAGATGATGAAATTTCTGAAATGATATATAAAGAATATGAAATGGAGGAATAA
- the kamB gene encoding lysine 5,6-aminomutase reactivase subunit KamB, translating to MLDTYKFIEKYKRISIIGMEKNVGKTTLLNKLIADIGTNKKLGLTSIGRDGEDIDVVTNTDKPRIYVRRGSIIATGRNCLAKCDITKEILYVTDFTTPMGSIVIVRALSDGYVDIAGPSYNKQVKIVVELMEKFGSEISIVDGALGRKSTAISDVSEATILSTGAALSLDMLKVVEETKKTVYFLKLNEAEKNIKEKVEELRDKKAVLFYKNGEVAILEVDNSIDLSNILKEYLKKDLEYFYIRGAITPKIIEAFINNRGSYEKITLLAEDGTKFFLSSSLLDKAKLSGMEFQVLNKINLLFVTINPHSPLGVDFNKEEFKSRLQNEVSVPVINVLGD from the coding sequence ATGTTAGACACGTATAAGTTTATAGAAAAGTACAAAAGAATATCTATAATAGGTATGGAAAAGAATGTAGGGAAAACTACGCTTTTAAATAAACTTATAGCTGACATTGGAACAAATAAAAAATTAGGCTTAACTTCCATAGGGAGAGATGGTGAAGATATAGATGTTGTAACTAATACTGATAAACCTAGAATATATGTTAGAAGAGGCAGTATTATTGCAACAGGAAGGAACTGTTTAGCAAAATGTGATATTACAAAAGAAATCCTTTATGTAACTGACTTCACCACTCCTATGGGGAGTATAGTTATAGTTAGAGCCCTATCAGATGGCTATGTTGACATAGCAGGACCTTCATATAATAAACAAGTGAAAATTGTAGTTGAACTTATGGAGAAATTTGGTAGTGAAATTTCTATCGTAGACGGAGCTTTAGGAAGAAAGAGCACAGCTATAAGTGATGTGAGTGAGGCAACAATTTTATCAACTGGAGCAGCATTATCTTTGGATATGCTAAAAGTGGTTGAAGAAACAAAGAAAACTGTTTATTTTTTAAAATTAAATGAAGCAGAAAAAAATATAAAAGAAAAAGTAGAAGAGCTTAGAGATAAGAAAGCTGTTCTATTCTATAAAAATGGAGAAGTAGCAATTTTAGAAGTGGATAACTCAATAGATTTATCAAATATCTTGAAGGAATATTTGAAAAAAGACTTAGAGTACTTCTATATAAGAGGAGCAATAACTCCTAAGATAATAGAAGCATTTATAAATAATAGAGGAAGTTATGAGAAAATAACTCTTCTTGCTGAAGATGGAACAAAGTTTTTCTTAAGTAGTTCCTTGTTAGATAAAGCTAAGTTAAGTGGTATGGAGTTTCAAGTCTTAAATAAAATAAATTTACTCTTTGTAACTATAAATCCGCACTCACCCTTGGGTGTTGATTTTAATAAAGAAGAATTTAAAAGTAGACTACAAAATGAAGTTTCTGTACCAGTGATTAATGTTCTAGGAGATTGA
- the kamA gene encoding lysine 2,3-aminomutase, which produces MNTVNTRKKFFPNVTDEEWNDWTWQVKNRIEKIDDLKKYVELSAEEEEGVIRTLETLRMAITPYYFSLIDMNSDRCPIRKQAIPTIQEIHQSDADLLDPLHEDEDSPVPGLTHRYPDRVLLLITDMCSMYCRHCTRRRFAGSSDDAMPMDRIDKAIEYIAKTPQVRDVLLSGGDALLVSDKKLESIIQKLRAIPHVEIIRIGSRTPVVLPQRITPELCNMLKKYHPIWLNTHFNHPQEVTPEAKKACEMLADAGVPLGNQTVLLRGINDSVPVMKRLVHDLVMMRVRPYYIYQCDLSMGLEHFRTPVSKGIEIIEGLRGHTSGYAVPTFVVDAPGGGGKTPVMPQYVISQSPHRVVLRNFEGVITTYTEPENYTHELCYDEEKFEKMYEISGVYMLDEGLKMSLEPSHLARHERNRKRAEAEGKK; this is translated from the coding sequence ATGAATACAGTTAACACTAGAAAGAAATTTTTCCCAAACGTAACAGATGAAGAATGGAACGACTGGACATGGCAAGTAAAAAATAGAATAGAAAAAATAGACGATTTAAAGAAATATGTTGAATTAAGTGCTGAAGAAGAAGAAGGAGTTATAAGAACTCTTGAAACTTTAAGAATGGCAATCACTCCATACTATTTCTCTTTAATAGATATGAACAGTGACAGATGTCCAATTAGAAAACAAGCTATCCCTACTATACAAGAAATACATCAATCTGATGCTGACTTGTTAGACCCATTACATGAAGATGAAGACTCTCCAGTACCAGGATTAACTCACAGATATCCTGATAGAGTTTTACTTCTTATAACAGATATGTGCTCTATGTATTGCAGACACTGTACTCGTAGAAGATTTGCTGGTTCTAGTGATGATGCTATGCCTATGGATAGAATTGACAAAGCAATAGAATACATCGCAAAAACTCCACAAGTAAGAGACGTATTACTATCTGGAGGAGATGCACTTCTAGTTTCTGATAAAAAATTAGAAAGCATAATCCAAAAATTAAGAGCTATACCTCATGTTGAAATAATCAGAATAGGAAGTAGAACACCAGTTGTTTTACCACAAAGAATTACTCCTGAATTATGTAACATGTTAAAGAAATATCACCCAATTTGGTTAAATACTCACTTTAACCACCCTCAAGAAGTAACTCCAGAAGCTAAAAAAGCTTGTGAAATGTTAGCAGATGCAGGAGTTCCTTTAGGAAACCAAACAGTATTATTAAGAGGAATCAATGACAGTGTACCTGTAATGAAGAGACTAGTTCATGACTTAGTAATGATGAGAGTAAGACCTTACTACATCTATCAATGTGACTTATCTATGGGACTTGAACACTTCAGAACACCAGTTTCTAAAGGTATAGAAATCATAGAAGGATTAAGAGGACATACATCAGGATATGCAGTACCAACATTCGTTGTTGACGCACCTGGTGGAGGAGGAAAAACTCCAGTAATGCCTCAATATGTAATTTCTCAATCTCCTCATAGAGTAGTATTAAGAAACTTTGAAGGAGTTATAACTACTTATACTGAACCTGAAAATTATACACACGAACTTTGCTATGACGAAGAAAAATTCGAAAAAATGTATGAAATCAGTGGAGTATATATGCTAGATGAAGGATTAAAAATGTCTCTAGAACCTAGCCACTTAGCAAGACATGAAAGAAATAGAAAGAGAGCAGAAGCTGAAGGGAAAAAATAA
- the kdd gene encoding L-erythro-3,5-diaminohexanoate dehydrogenase — translation MKKGCKYGTHRVIEPAGVLPQPAKKISNDMEIFSNEILIDVIALNIDSASFTQIEEEAGHDVEKIKAKIKEIVAEKGKMQNPVTGSGGMLIGTVEKIGDDLVGKTDLKVGDKIATLVSLSLTPLRIDEIIDIKPDIDRVEIKGKAVLFESGIYAILPTDMSETLALAALDVAGAPAQVAKLVKPCQSVAILGSAGKSGMLCAYEAVKRVGPTGRVIGVVRNEKEKELLKRVSDKVRIVIADATKPMEVLNAVLAANDGNEVDVAINCVNVANTEMSTILPVKEFGIAYFFSMATSFTKAALGAEGVGKDITMIVGNGYTVDHAAITLEELRESAALREIFNELYL, via the coding sequence ATGAAAAAAGGTTGTAAATACGGAACACACAGAGTTATAGAACCAGCAGGAGTTTTACCTCAACCAGCGAAAAAAATATCAAATGATATGGAAATATTCTCAAATGAAATTTTAATAGATGTTATAGCACTTAACATAGACTCTGCATCTTTCACTCAAATAGAAGAAGAAGCAGGACATGATGTAGAAAAAATAAAAGCTAAAATTAAAGAAATAGTTGCAGAAAAAGGTAAAATGCAAAATCCTGTAACTGGTTCTGGAGGTATGTTAATAGGTACAGTTGAAAAAATTGGTGATGACTTAGTTGGAAAAACTGATTTAAAAGTTGGAGATAAAATAGCTACTCTTGTTTCACTTTCATTAACTCCATTAAGAATAGATGAAATAATAGATATTAAACCTGACATAGACAGAGTTGAAATAAAAGGTAAAGCAGTTCTATTTGAAAGTGGAATCTATGCAATATTACCAACAGATATGTCAGAAACTCTAGCTCTAGCAGCTCTTGACGTAGCAGGAGCACCTGCACAAGTAGCAAAACTTGTTAAACCTTGTCAATCAGTTGCAATCTTAGGTTCAGCAGGAAAATCTGGAATGCTTTGTGCTTATGAAGCAGTTAAAAGAGTAGGACCTACTGGAAGAGTTATAGGTGTTGTAAGAAATGAAAAAGAAAAAGAATTATTAAAAAGAGTTAGTGACAAAGTAAGAATAGTTATAGCAGATGCTACTAAACCTATGGAAGTTCTAAATGCTGTACTTGCAGCAAATGATGGAAATGAAGTAGATGTTGCAATAAACTGTGTAAACGTAGCTAATACAGAAATGTCAACAATTTTACCTGTAAAAGAATTTGGTATAGCTTATTTCTTCTCAATGGCTACTTCATTTACAAAAGCTGCACTAGGAGCTGAAGGAGTAGGAAAAGACATAACTATGATAGTTGGAAATGGATATACTGTTGACCATGCTGCAATAACTTTAGAAGAATTAAGAGAAAGTGCAGCATTAAGAGAAATATTTAATGAATTATATCTATAA
- the kce gene encoding 3-keto-5-aminohexanoate cleavage enzyme, producing the protein MEKLIITAAICGAEVTKENNPAIPYTVEEIAREAESAYKAGASIIHLHVREDDGTPTQDKERFRKCMEAIREKCPDVIIQPSTGGAVGMSDLERLQPTELHPEMATLDCGTCNFGGDEVFVNTENTIKNFGKILIERGVKPEIEVFDKGMVDYAIRFQKQGFIQKPMHFDFVLGVQMAASARDLVFMVESIPEGSTWTVAGVGRHQFQMAALAIVMGGHVRVGFEDNVYIDKGVLAKSNGELVERVVRLAKELGREIATPDEARQILSLKK; encoded by the coding sequence ATGGAAAAGTTAATTATAACTGCAGCTATTTGTGGAGCTGAGGTAACAAAAGAAAATAATCCAGCAATTCCTTATACAGTAGAAGAAATTGCAAGAGAAGCTGAATCAGCATATAAAGCAGGGGCAAGTATAATACATTTACATGTTAGAGAAGATGATGGAACTCCAACACAAGATAAAGAAAGATTTAGAAAATGTATGGAAGCTATAAGAGAAAAATGCCCAGATGTAATCATTCAACCATCTACTGGTGGAGCAGTTGGAATGTCTGACTTAGAAAGATTACAACCTACTGAGTTACATCCAGAAATGGCAACACTTGATTGTGGAACTTGTAACTTTGGTGGAGATGAAGTATTTGTAAATACAGAAAACACAATTAAAAACTTTGGAAAAATTCTTATAGAAAGAGGAGTTAAACCAGAAATAGAAGTTTTCGATAAAGGTATGGTTGACTACGCTATAAGATTCCAAAAACAAGGATTTATACAAAAACCTATGCACTTTGACTTTGTATTAGGAGTACAAATGGCAGCTTCAGCAAGAGACTTAGTGTTTATGGTTGAAAGTATACCTGAAGGTTCTACTTGGACAGTTGCAGGAGTGGGAAGACATCAATTCCAAATGGCTGCTCTAGCAATAGTTATGGGTGGACATGTAAGAGTTGGATTTGAAGATAATGTATATATAGACAAAGGTGTCTTAGCAAAATCAAATGGAGAGCTTGTTGAAAGAGTTGTAAGACTAGCAAAGGAGCTAGGTAGAGAAATTGCAACACCTGATGAAGCAAGACAAATATTAAGTTTAAAAAAATAA
- the kal gene encoding 3-aminobutyryl-CoA ammonia lyase → MKSLIRLRMSSHDAHYGGNLVDGARMLQLFGDVATELLIQLDGDEGLFKAYDSVEFMAPVFAGDYIEAEGEIINVGNSSRKMKFEARKVIVPRPDLSDSAADVLAEPIVVCRATGTCVTPKDKQRGKK, encoded by the coding sequence ATGAAATCTTTAATCAGATTAAGAATGAGTTCTCATGATGCTCATTACGGAGGAAACTTAGTTGACGGTGCTAGAATGCTACAATTATTTGGAGATGTGGCAACTGAACTTTTAATCCAATTAGATGGAGATGAAGGTTTATTCAAAGCTTATGATAGCGTTGAATTCATGGCTCCAGTTTTTGCAGGAGACTATATCGAAGCTGAAGGTGAAATTATAAACGTAGGAAATAGCTCAAGAAAAATGAAATTTGAAGCTAGAAAAGTAATAGTTCCTAGACCAGATCTTTCTGATTCAGCAGCTGATGTTTTAGCAGAGCCAATAGTTGTATGTAGAGCAACTGGAACTTGTGTAACACCAAAAGATAAACAACGTGGAAAAAAATAA